One Rhineura floridana isolate rRhiFlo1 chromosome 14, rRhiFlo1.hap2, whole genome shotgun sequence genomic region harbors:
- the DUT gene encoding deoxyuridine 5'-triphosphate nucleotidohydrolase, mitochondrial: MAWRFFRKLFRNTDFASSPTKKLKVSSSEEPGQKLRFSKLSENAFAPSRGSSRAAGYDLYSAYDCEIPASGKAVVKTDIQIALPGGCYGRVAPRSGLAANHFIDVGAGVIDEDYRGNVGVVLFNFGKEPFKVKRGDRIAQLICERIYYPEIEEVQVLDETERGSGGFGSTGQK; the protein is encoded by the exons ATGGCCTGGCGTTTCTTCCGGAAGCTTTTCAGAAACA CGGACTTCGCCTCTTCCCCCACCAAGAAGCTCAAAGTTTCCAGCTCTGAGGAGCCCGGCCAGAAACTCCGCTTCTCCAAACTGTCCGAAAACGCCTTTGCTCCCTCCAGAGGGTCGTCCAGGGCTGCGGGCTACGATTTGTACAG TGCATATGACTGTGAGATCCCTGCTTCAGGAAAGGCTGTAGTGAAAACAGATATTCAGATTGCCCTTCCTGGTGGGTGCTATGGTCGAGTAG ctcCTCGTTCTGGACTAGCTGCAAACCATTTTATAGATGTTGGTG ctgGGGTTATTGATGAGGATTATAGAGGAAATGTTGGTGTTGTACTTTTTAACTTTGGAAAGGAACCTTTTAAAG TTAAAAGGGGGGACAGGATTGCCCAGCTGATCTGTGAGCGCATCTACTATCCTGAGATTGAAGAAGTTCAG gttttggatgaaacagaacgTGGCTCAGGAGGCTTTGGGTCCACTGGCCAGAAATAA